In Bacteroidota bacterium, the following are encoded in one genomic region:
- a CDS encoding type IX secretion system membrane protein PorP/SprF, giving the protein MKNIKWIGLLLCLGFVLSINAQQLPRYSEYMFDKAIINPAYTGTIPYINSTLAYRKQFTGIEGAPTTQFLTFHAPIQKKNIGLGLKVVNDKVATIATTSFAGMFSYYIGLGNGRLSVGLEAGLINQKIDFTNLVRHDAVDNAISANTQNKMVPDASVGLYYQTKSFFIGWSSFQLIKSELNFTPDYGRSLVSRLWNHNYVVVGGNFGKNEDLRFEPSMLIKHVSPVPIQIDLNAKALIKQLIAVGATYRVNEAIVAMVELQIKDQFRIGYAFDYTTSKLASYQNGTHEILFTYRKKLLPPARDKEIHPRYYIY; this is encoded by the coding sequence ATGAAGAATATAAAATGGATAGGATTATTGTTGTGCTTGGGCTTTGTACTTAGCATAAATGCACAACAATTACCAAGATACAGTGAGTATATGTTTGACAAGGCAATTATCAATCCTGCTTATACAGGAACAATTCCTTACATTAATTCAACACTGGCTTACCGTAAACAATTTACCGGTATTGAAGGCGCTCCTACTACTCAATTTCTAACTTTTCATGCACCCATACAAAAGAAAAATATTGGACTAGGATTAAAAGTTGTAAACGATAAAGTGGCTACTATAGCTACCACTTCTTTTGCAGGCATGTTTTCGTATTATATCGGATTAGGCAATGGTCGATTATCAGTTGGTTTAGAAGCTGGATTAATCAATCAAAAAATTGATTTTACCAATTTAGTTCGCCACGATGCGGTTGACAACGCAATATCTGCAAATACACAAAACAAAATGGTTCCGGATGCATCTGTTGGATTGTATTACCAAACCAAATCTTTTTTTATTGGATGGAGTTCTTTTCAATTAATTAAAAGCGAATTAAATTTTACTCCTGATTACGGAAGAAGTCTGGTGTCAAGACTTTGGAATCACAATTATGTTGTGGTTGGAGGTAATTTCGGGAAAAACGAAGACCTACGCTTCGAGCCATCTATGCTAATCAAACATGTAAGTCCGGTGCCCATTCAAATTGACTTGAACGCCAAAGCTTTGATAAAACAACTAATTGCAGTAGGTGCAACCTACCGCGTAAACGAAGCAATTGTGGCAATGGTAGAACTACAAATTAAAGACCAATTTCGCATTGGATACGCTTTCGACTATACAACCAGCAAACTAGCTTCCTACCAAAATGGGACACACGAAATTTTATTTACGTACAGAAAAAAATTATTGCCACCTGCTCGCGATAAAGAAATTCATCCTAGATATTATATCTATTAA